The proteins below are encoded in one region of Triticum aestivum cultivar Chinese Spring chromosome 1B, IWGSC CS RefSeq v2.1, whole genome shotgun sequence:
- the LOC123091295 gene encoding transcription repressor OFP8, with product MKAMILRRRGAGGGLRIKRKGRGFMCGCGGSKAVSVSDGSDKQSPMATPPTNTSTATTATTMSTVTTTATRRAGNSRAASLISTAAASSSFSPSSTDEADTSVGSTPSVAALLRQLGELERTVRSLQGAGAEGVGDGRRHRRTASEGGGRRVEESVAVVKESADPLADFRRSMLQMIVEKEIVGGADLRELLHRFLSLNSPHHHHLILRAFAEIWEEVFSGYERTPDFLVSHSHGRKRLPAANSLR from the coding sequence ATGAAGGCGATGATACTACGCCGCCGCGGCGCCGGTGGCGGGCTGCGCATCAAGAGGAAGGGCCGCGGCTTCATGTGCGGCTGCGGCGGTTCCAAGGCCGTCTCCGTCTCCGACGGCTCCGACAAGCAGTCCCCCATGGCCACGCCGCCCACCAACACATCGACCGCCACCACTGCCACCACCATGTCCACGGTCACCACCACGGCGACGAGGAGGGCAGGGAACAGCAGGGCGGCGTCGTTGATCTCCACCGCGGCGGCGTCCTCCTCGTTCTCACCCTCCTCGACGGACGAGGCCGACACCAGCGTGGGGAGCACGCCCAGCGTCGCCGCGCTCCTGCGGCAGCTCGGCGAGCTCGAGCGCACCGTCCGCTCCCTGCAAGGCGCCGGCGCCGAAGGCGTCGGCGACGGGAGGCGGCACAGGCGCACCGCTAGCGAGGGCGGCGGCAGGAGGGTGGAGGAGAGCGTGGCGGTGGTGAAGGAGTCGGCCGACCCGCTCGCCGACTTCCGGCGGTCGATGCTGCAGATGATCGTGGAGAAGGAGATCGTGGGCGGCGCCGACCTGCGGGAGCTCCTCCACCGGTTCCTGTCCCTCAACtcgccgcaccaccaccacctcatCCTCCGGGCCTTCGCCGAGATCTGGGAGGAGGTGTTCTCCGGCTACGAGCGCACCCCGGACTTCCTCGTCTCCCACTCCCACGGCAGGAAAAGGCTCCCCGCAGCCAATTCCCTCCGCTGA